The following are from one region of the Cryptococcus deuterogattii R265 chromosome 8, complete sequence genome:
- a CDS encoding phosphomannomutase, producing MSVPQPASATIFPPNVKPFTQRKFPKTICMFDVDGTLSLARQSATPEMFATLRKLRENCAIAFVGGSDLTKILEQVGGEQGLSNFDYGFAENGLIAYKLGQQLDSASFIKHVGEEEYKKLVNWILRYLSEVDIPIKRGTFVEFRNGMINVSPIGRNASIQERIDFEKYDKEHGIRADMVAKLEQEFLHLGLTYSIGGQISFDVFPKGWDKTYALRHIEGEGFETIHFFGDKTYKGGNDYEIFSDPRTIGHAVTSPEHTMRLIDELFLTAP from the exons ATGTCCGTGCCCCAGCCCGCCTCTGCTACTATCTTCCCCCCCAATGTCAAGCCCTTCACCCAGCGGAAGTTTCCCAAGACCATCTGCATGTTTGATGTCGATGGCACCCTCTCTCTCGCCCGTCAGAGCGCGACCCCCGAGATGTTTGCTACTCTTCGCAAACTCCGTGAGAACTGCGCCATCGCCTTTGTGGGTGGTTCTGACCTCACCAAGATCCTCGAGCAGGTTGGTGGAGAGCAAGGGCTGAGTAACTTTGATTATGGGTTTGCGGAGAATGGGTTGATTGCGTACAAGTTGGGTCAGCAACTCGACTCGGCGAGTTTTATCAAGCACgttggggaggaggagtaTAAGAAGCTCGTCAATTGGATTTTGAGGTATCTCTCCGAAGTGGATATTCCCATCAAGCG AGGCACGTTCGTCGAGTTCCGAAACGGTATGATCAATGTGTCCCCTATCGGCAGAAATGCTTCTATCCAAGAACGAATCGATTTTGAAAAGTATGACAAGGAGCACGGTATCCGGGCGGACATGGTGGCCAAGCTTGAGCAAGAGTTTTTGCATCTTGGATTGACTTATTCAATTGGTGGTCAGATCAGTTTTGATGTTTTCCCCAAGG GTTGGGACAAGACCTATGCGCTTAGGCATATTGAGGGTGAAGGCTTTGAGACGATTCACTTTTTCGGTGATAAG ACCTACAAGGGCGGTAACGACTATGAGATCTTTTCCGACCCCCGCACTATCGGCCACGCCGTCACCAGCCCCGAGCACACTATGCGTCTCATCGACGAGTTGTTCTTGACTGCTCCTTGA
- a CDS encoding acetyl-CoA transporter has translation MSVRGHDGTGVHIAATTARNNMIHRENNTIRPRNVEDINELEEKGLLRRVDDDSHDTSPTRRRAKGKEKETRLERVPMETDYSTGLTTRRDKQAFALLVLLYLLQGIPLGLTFGTLPFLLKSHLSYSQLAIFALSTWPYSLKLLWSPIVDAWFVRKWGRRKSWIVPVQALVGSGLWVIGGKIEEWLNVEEVDIKFLTAVFGSLILAAATQDIAVDGWALTLLSQPNLSYASTAQTIGIGIGNALSFTVFLAFNSVEFSNKYFRSPSQPLDYPLVSLGGYMRFWAVVFVGVTVGLAVLKKEDPPSEDDPDMDVKKVYKVMWSIVRLKNIQTFLFVHLICKIGFQVNDSVTSLKLLEKGLSKEDLAVAVLLDFPAQMAVGWLAAKWSRPAPSSSHPLTAGAGGGESGNVLKPWLYAFWARLAMATISTFVVAGFPSNRAGSTSVGTTYFLLVIATTLFSSLTSTVQFVGICAFHTQIADPLIGGTYMTLLNTVSNLGGTWPKPLILRAVDMLTVATCSPPSSSTSWGSKLSLSFSSSTSDVGECVTEHGKNLCAQAGGECIMQRDGYYIMSAVCVTLGAGLLVVFILPMIRRLAALPMSAWRVKIPN, from the exons ATGTCTGTGAGAGGCCACGACGGGACAGGCGTACACATCGCAGCCACAACCGCACGAAATAACATGATACATCGCGAGAACAACACCATCCGTCCAAGAAACGTAGAGGATATTAACGAGCTCGAAGAAAAGGGCCTGCTACGCAGggtcgatgatgatagtcATGACACGTCTCCAACCAGACGGCGAgcgaaaggaaaggaaaaggagacgaGACTGGAGAGAGTCCCGATGGAGACAGATTACAGCACCGGGTTGACTACACGCCGTGATAAACAAGCGTTTGCGCTGCTCGTCTTGCTAT ACCT TCTCCAAGGTATCCCTCTCGGCCTCACATTCGGTaccctcccattcctcctcaaatccCACCTCTCCTACTCTCAACTTGCGATATTCGCTCTCTCCACCTGGCCATACTCTCTCAAACTTCTTTGGTCCCCTATCGTCGATGCGTGGTTCGTGAGAAAATGGGGTaggagaaagagttggATCGTGCCTGTACAGGCGTTGGTAGGCTCGGGTTTGTGGGTTATCGGTGGTAAGATTGAAGAATGGCTGAACGTC GAAGAGGTGGACATCAAGTTTTTAACAGCAGTCTTTGGATCTCTCATTTTGGCTGCTGCTACTCAAGATATCGCCGTTGATG GTTGGGccctcaccctcctctcccaacccAACCTCTCGTACGCATCCACAGCCCAAACAATCGGTATCGGCATTGGCAACGCCCTCAGCTTCACTGTTTTCCTCGCTTTCAACAGTGTCGAATTTTCCAACAAATACTTtcgctctccttctcaaccacTCGATTATCCACTCGTTTCGTTAGGGGGTTACATGAGATTCTGGGCTGTGGTGTTTGTGGGTGTGACAGTGGGGTTGGCAGttttgaaaaaggaagatccACCAAGTGAGGATGATCCGGATATGGATGTGAAAAAGGTGTACAAGGTTATGTGGAGTATTGTCCGTCTCAAAA ACATCCAGACATTCCTCTTTGTCCACCTGATCTGCAAAATCGGCTTCCAAGTCAACGATTCTGTCACTTCCCTCAAACTCCTCGAAAAGGGATTATCAAAAGAAGATCTTGCCGTCGCCGTCTTGCTCGATTTTCCAGCACAGATGGCTGTCGGTTGGTTGGCTGCTAAATGGTCTCGACCcgctccatcatcttcacatCCTCTTACCGCcggagctggaggaggagaatcaGGGAATGTACTCAAACCCTGGTTATACGCCTTTTGGGCCCGACTCGCCATGGCTACCATCTCCACCTTTGTCGTTGCTGGCTTCCCATCTAATCGCGCTGGCTCCACTTCCGTGGGGACCACCTACTttctcctcgtcatcgccaccaccctcttctcaagTCTCACCAGCACCGTCCAATTCGTCGGTATCTGCGCCTTCCACACCCAAATAGCAGACCCTCTTATCGGAGGAACGTACATGACCCTTCTCAATACTGTCTCCAATTTGGGAGGGACGTGGCCGAAACCGCTGATCTTGAGGGCGGTGGATATGCTTACCGTGGCCACTTGCTCCCCccccagcagcagcacctCTTGGGGAAGTAAACTCTCactttcattctcttcgTCAACCTCGGATGTAGGAGAATGCGTGACGGAGCATGGGAAAAATTTATGTGCCCAAGCGGGCGGCGAGTGCATAATGCAGAGAGATGGGTATTATATCATGTCGGCGGTTTGTGTCACCCTCGGAGCCGGGTTGCTGGTGGTGTTTATTTTGCCCATGATTAGGCGTTTGGCTG CACTGCCAATGTCTGCATGGCGAGTCAAGATTCCAAACTAG